One Deinococcus depolymerans genomic region harbors:
- a CDS encoding aldehyde dehydrogenase family protein gives MSDPSLPAPDLHALFAAQQAWRWQAAQTTAPQRQAILRRLHDAVRAHRVPLADALKADLGKSRAESEIAELHPVLEEIQHAIRRLPRWMAPRRVDTPAVLFGARSEVQMQARGVTLILSPWNYPVNLALVPLVASLAAGNTVILKPSEKAPNVARALRDLLHSVFEPRLVAVVEGDGEVARALTELPFGHIFFTGSGAVGRHVMRAAANNLTGVTLELGGKSPALIDTSADLDVTAERLAWGKLLNAGQTCVAPDYVLVPTHLEGPLLRRMEAVIARRFGTGAWLRAGPDYGRLVDSAGVDRLERLTRASVAQGARVVLGGEFDAPGRFVSPTLVSGVTPDMPLMQEELFGPVLPILTYDAPEEALNLIRRLDPPLALYLFATDEDMVRRVQRETTSGGMVVNGAVVHLINPNLPFGGVGPSGMGNYHGEHGFRTFSHERAVLREPTPSPVRFLYPPYGRPVPRLVAWTLRQLERQTGPRE, from the coding sequence ATGTCCGATCCCAGCCTGCCGGCCCCTGACCTTCACGCCCTGTTCGCCGCGCAGCAGGCCTGGCGTTGGCAGGCGGCGCAGACCACTGCCCCTCAACGGCAGGCAATCCTGCGCCGCCTGCACGACGCCGTCCGCGCGCACCGGGTTCCCCTGGCCGACGCCCTGAAGGCCGACCTGGGCAAGAGCCGCGCCGAGTCCGAGATCGCCGAACTGCACCCGGTCCTGGAGGAAATCCAGCATGCCATCCGCCGCCTGCCGCGCTGGATGGCCCCCCGGCGCGTGGACACGCCCGCCGTGCTGTTCGGGGCGCGCAGCGAGGTGCAGATGCAGGCGCGCGGCGTGACGCTGATCCTGAGCCCCTGGAATTACCCCGTGAACCTCGCGCTGGTGCCGCTGGTCGCCAGTCTGGCCGCCGGGAACACCGTGATCCTCAAACCCAGCGAGAAGGCCCCGAACGTCGCCCGCGCGCTGCGCGACCTGCTGCACAGCGTGTTCGAACCGCGGCTGGTGGCGGTCGTGGAGGGGGACGGCGAGGTGGCCCGCGCCCTGACGGAACTGCCGTTCGGGCACATCTTCTTCACCGGGAGCGGCGCGGTCGGGCGTCACGTCATGCGGGCCGCCGCGAACAACCTGACGGGCGTGACCCTGGAACTGGGCGGCAAGAGCCCCGCCCTGATCGACACCAGCGCCGACCTGGACGTGACCGCCGAGCGGCTGGCGTGGGGGAAACTGCTGAACGCCGGGCAGACCTGCGTCGCGCCGGATTACGTGCTGGTGCCCACCCACCTGGAGGGACCGCTGCTGCGCCGCATGGAGGCCGTCATTGCGCGGCGCTTCGGGACCGGCGCGTGGCTGCGGGCCGGGCCGGATTACGGCCGTCTGGTGGACAGCGCCGGCGTGGATCGACTGGAACGCCTGACGCGCGCCAGCGTCGCGCAGGGCGCGCGGGTGGTCCTGGGCGGCGAGTTCGACGCGCCGGGTCGCTTCGTCTCCCCCACCCTGGTGAGCGGCGTGACGCCCGACATGCCGCTGATGCAGGAGGAACTGTTCGGGCCGGTCCTGCCCATCCTGACGTACGACGCGCCCGAGGAGGCCCTGAACCTGATCCGCCGCCTGGACCCGCCGCTGGCCCTGTACCTGTTCGCCACCGACGAGGACATGGTCCGGCGCGTACAGCGCGAGACGACCAGCGGCGGCATGGTCGTGAACGGCGCGGTCGTGCACCTGATCAACCCCAACCTGCCGTTCGGCGGCGTGGGCCCCAGCGGGATGGGGAACTACCACGGCGAGCATGGGTTCCGGACCTTCAGTCATGAGCGGGCCGTGCTGCGTGAACCCACGCCCAGCCCTGTGCGGTTCCTGTACCCCCCGTACGGCCGCCCGGTGCCGCGGCTGGTCGCGTGGACACTGCGGCAACTGGAACGGCAGACCGGCCCGCGCGAGTGA
- the mobA gene encoding molybdenum cofactor guanylyltransferase, with the protein MTGPRTLPLTGAVTAGGRSSRFGSDKALAVLDGQTLLERACASLQGCRVRLLIAPPGRYVPPTPDWQTHADLRPGEGPLAGLESALTHAPPGWVAFTGVDLPWLTPGYWRTLSAAITPGHLSVQATDGQGRPQPLAALYHTDLLPHVSALLDSGERRLRLAAPPGRTRLVGGFEARTFLNINTPQELTVDG; encoded by the coding sequence GTGACCGGCCCGCGCACGCTCCCGCTGACCGGGGCGGTCACGGCGGGTGGCCGTTCCAGCCGTTTCGGCAGCGACAAGGCCCTGGCGGTCCTGGACGGGCAGACCCTGCTGGAGCGTGCCTGCGCCAGCCTTCAGGGGTGCCGGGTCCGGCTGCTGATCGCCCCGCCCGGCCGTTACGTCCCGCCCACCCCGGACTGGCAGACGCACGCCGACCTGCGCCCCGGCGAGGGGCCCCTGGCCGGCCTGGAAAGCGCCCTGACGCACGCCCCGCCCGGCTGGGTGGCGTTCACCGGGGTGGACCTGCCCTGGCTGACCCCCGGGTACTGGCGTACCCTGAGTGCCGCCATCACGCCCGGCCACCTGAGCGTGCAGGCCACCGACGGGCAGGGCCGCCCGCAGCCGCTGGCTGCGCTGTACCACACCGACCTGCTGCCCCACGTGAGCGCCCTGCTGGACAGCGGTGAGCGCCGCCTGAGGCTGGCCGCGCCGCCCGGACGGACCCGGCTGGTGGGCGGCTTCGAGGCCCGGACATTCCTGAACATCAACACGCCGCAGGAGTTGACGGTTGACGGTTGA